The proteins below come from a single Corynebacterium glyciniphilum AJ 3170 genomic window:
- a CDS encoding bile acid:sodium symporter family protein, which produces MPSPSVSTEPSTRSVQASQDRSAYIASLGFPLLVIIGGIIGFFGGQELATATSGWTNWLLGLIMFGMGLTLQPRDFVLVIKRPLPVLIGVVAQFVIMPLTALLVVWVLGLPSAIAAGVILVGCAPGGTASNVVSYLARGDLALSVAMTSVSTLLAPLLTPLLTLWLAGEYMPLDGASMALSIVQVVLVPVVAGLVFRFFLPSVIERILPALPWISVFAIAAVVAIVVSGNRDNLLEAGLLVLVAVVLHNTLGLTLGYGAGLVTGQPVRVRRTMAIEVGMQNSGLAAGLAAQHMEPMSALPGAIFSVWHNLSGAIFAALCRAADGRAARRSDRPSDGSGTIH; this is translated from the coding sequence ATGCCATCCCCTTCTGTCTCCACTGAACCATCCACACGGTCCGTCCAGGCTTCTCAGGACCGTAGTGCCTATATCGCCTCCCTCGGTTTTCCACTGTTGGTCATTATCGGCGGCATCATCGGCTTCTTCGGGGGCCAGGAGTTGGCCACCGCGACGTCCGGCTGGACCAACTGGTTGCTCGGTCTGATCATGTTCGGCATGGGGCTGACCCTGCAGCCCCGTGATTTCGTCCTCGTCATCAAACGCCCGCTACCTGTGCTCATCGGGGTTGTGGCGCAGTTCGTGATCATGCCCCTCACTGCGCTGTTGGTGGTGTGGGTGCTCGGTCTCCCCTCCGCCATCGCCGCAGGAGTGATCCTCGTCGGATGCGCGCCGGGCGGTACCGCCTCGAATGTCGTGTCGTACTTGGCCCGTGGTGACCTTGCCCTGTCCGTGGCGATGACCTCGGTCTCCACGCTGCTTGCACCACTCTTGACCCCGTTGCTTACTCTGTGGTTGGCGGGGGAGTACATGCCCCTCGACGGTGCTTCCATGGCGTTGTCGATCGTCCAGGTCGTGCTTGTCCCCGTTGTTGCAGGACTGGTGTTCCGATTCTTCCTTCCGTCGGTGATTGAGCGGATCCTGCCGGCGCTGCCCTGGATCTCCGTATTCGCCATTGCCGCTGTTGTGGCGATCGTCGTCTCGGGCAACCGCGACAATCTCTTGGAAGCGGGCCTGCTCGTTCTGGTTGCCGTCGTGCTTCACAACACCCTCGGTCTGACGTTGGGGTACGGTGCCGGGCTTGTCACCGGACAGCCGGTCCGGGTGCGGCGCACCATGGCGATTGAGGTCGGGATGCAGAACTCAGGGTTGGCGGCGGGCCTTGCCGCCCAACACATGGAGCCTATGTCCGCTCTGCCGGGTGCGATCTTCTCTGTGTGGCACAACCTGTCGGGCGCGATCTTCGCCGCACTGTGCCGTGCCGCCGACGGTCGGGCAGCGCGAAGATCCGACCGCCCCAGCGACGGTTCAGGAACCATCCACTAG
- a CDS encoding glutathione S-transferase family protein, translated as MGYVASGDEGFNRDMNYIDDRVVADPAGFRPASTSSGQGQPWPVEAGRYRLVAARACPWAHRAVIVRRLLGLDGADAPDDPAPLTLGLAGPTHDWKSWTFDLDPDSVDPVLGVGRLRDCYLHRYSDYPKGITVPALVDVETKAVVTNDFRTLVQDFVTEWTPLHRDGAPDLYPTDLTPEIDEIADRVFRTVNNGVYKCGFAGSQAAYEKAFSELFATLDMLEDRLAENRYLVGQHITLADIYLFVTLVRFDMVYHGHFKCNRYTISSKPNLWGYLRDLFQTPGFGDTTNFGQIKNHYYIVHTDVNPTGVVAVGPDPAGFTTPHSRERLGGSPFGEGSAPATPRAEDVRPGDGVEEN; from the coding sequence ATGGGCTACGTCGCCAGTGGGGACGAAGGCTTCAACAGAGATATGAACTACATCGACGACCGCGTCGTCGCCGACCCGGCCGGATTCCGTCCGGCCTCCACCTCTTCAGGGCAGGGGCAGCCGTGGCCCGTCGAAGCCGGTCGCTACCGGCTGGTCGCCGCCCGGGCCTGCCCGTGGGCCCATCGTGCGGTCATCGTCCGTCGCCTTCTGGGGCTCGACGGGGCAGACGCTCCGGACGATCCTGCACCGCTGACTCTGGGACTCGCCGGCCCCACCCACGACTGGAAATCCTGGACATTCGACCTCGACCCGGACTCCGTCGATCCTGTGCTCGGGGTCGGACGACTACGTGACTGTTACCTCCACCGTTACTCCGACTACCCCAAAGGAATCACGGTTCCCGCACTGGTGGATGTCGAGACGAAAGCCGTGGTCACCAACGACTTCCGGACGCTCGTCCAGGATTTCGTCACCGAGTGGACGCCCCTGCACAGAGACGGCGCGCCCGATCTCTACCCCACCGACCTCACGCCGGAAATCGACGAAATCGCCGACCGAGTATTCCGCACCGTGAACAACGGTGTCTACAAGTGCGGGTTCGCCGGATCGCAGGCCGCCTACGAAAAGGCGTTCTCCGAGCTGTTCGCGACACTCGACATGCTCGAGGACCGACTGGCAGAGAATCGGTACCTGGTCGGACAGCACATCACGCTGGCCGACATCTACCTCTTCGTTACCCTGGTCCGCTTCGACATGGTCTACCACGGTCACTTCAAATGCAACCGGTACACGATCTCCAGCAAACCGAACCTCTGGGGATATCTCCGTGACCTTTTCCAGACCCCCGGATTCGGCGACACCACGAACTTCGGCCAGATCAAGAACCACTACTACATCGTCCACACAGACGTGAACCCCACCGGGGTCGTGGCAGTGGGGCCAGACCCGGCGGGGTTCACGACGCCGCATAGCAGAGAGCGGCTCGGCGGCTCCCCCTTCGGCGAGGGCAGTGCGCCTGCCACACCCCGGGCCGAAGACGTCCGGCCGGGTGACGGCGTCGAGGAAAACTAG
- a CDS encoding ArgP/LysG family DNA-binding transcriptional regulator, with protein sequence MMPRHMDTLLLVVDEGSFEAAAARLGVSPSAVSQRIKALEADVGRVVVRRTSPVGVTDAGEVLIQTARRMRLLESETDDRLRGRLGERPVSVGVNADSLGTWFRPVLTHVADVGGISLELNLEDEQHSLAMLRRGDCMGVVTAEAEPVAGCVVEELGSLHYWPVGAPDLADELQAARNVHGEDAWASLPLLVIGPHDRMTDGVLEPRGVTPRPGRRVSRIPSFEGLNDAVVAGLGWTLVPVASARPYVEAGTMVRLAEDVIEVPLYWQHWRLESDTLGVLTDAVHAAAALGLSS encoded by the coding sequence ATGATGCCACGTCACATGGATACCTTGCTGCTTGTCGTCGATGAGGGGAGTTTCGAGGCCGCAGCGGCTCGCCTCGGTGTCAGCCCGTCCGCGGTGAGTCAGCGCATCAAGGCTCTCGAGGCGGATGTCGGCCGCGTCGTCGTACGACGGACATCGCCAGTGGGCGTCACGGATGCCGGCGAGGTGCTGATCCAGACTGCTCGACGGATGCGGTTGCTGGAGTCGGAGACAGACGACAGATTACGTGGACGGCTAGGTGAGCGGCCGGTCAGTGTAGGAGTCAACGCGGATTCGCTGGGCACCTGGTTCCGTCCCGTGCTCACGCACGTTGCGGATGTGGGAGGTATTTCCCTGGAACTGAATCTGGAGGACGAACAACACTCCCTGGCGATGCTCCGTCGGGGAGACTGCATGGGGGTGGTCACCGCAGAAGCGGAGCCGGTCGCGGGATGTGTGGTCGAGGAACTCGGGAGTCTGCACTACTGGCCGGTCGGGGCCCCGGATCTGGCCGATGAGCTCCAGGCGGCCAGGAACGTCCACGGTGAGGACGCGTGGGCTTCGCTGCCCCTCCTGGTCATCGGGCCGCACGACCGGATGACCGACGGGGTGCTGGAGCCACGCGGTGTGACACCGCGGCCGGGCCGCAGGGTCTCCCGGATTCCGAGTTTCGAGGGGCTCAACGACGCGGTGGTCGCGGGCCTGGGGTGGACGCTGGTGCCGGTGGCGTCAGCACGGCCGTACGTGGAGGCGGGAACGATGGTACGTCTCGCAGAGGACGTCATCGAGGTCCCGTTGTACTGGCAGCACTGGCGCCTGGAATCGGACACCCTCGGTGTGCTCACCGACGCGGTGCATGCGGCGGCGGCCCTGGGGCTCAGTTCCTGA
- a CDS encoding ATP-dependent 6-phosphofructokinase, translated as MRIATLTSGGDCPGLNAVIRGVVRTAAGRGATVVGYEDGWQGLVEDRRVQLYDDEDIDRILIRGGTILGTGRLKTATFKDSIDLVKANLADAGIDVLIAIGGEGTLKGAQWLHDNGVPVIGVPKTIDNDVNATDYTFGFDTAVAVATDAIDRLHTTAESHNRVMIVQVMGRHVGWIALHAGMAGGAHDILIPEVPFDIDEVCKRMSRRFELGEKYGIIVVAEGAVPKEGTFDIGDRAIDQFGHQKFDDIGAKIAHEIENRLDTDVRSTVLGHIQRGGTPTAFDRVLATRYAVHATKAALRGETGQVVALHGERIELVSFDDAVGHLKVVPQQRIDSVGALIG; from the coding sequence ATGCGTATCGCAACCTTGACCAGTGGAGGGGACTGCCCCGGACTCAATGCCGTCATCCGGGGTGTTGTCCGTACAGCGGCAGGCCGAGGAGCAACCGTCGTCGGCTACGAGGACGGTTGGCAGGGGCTGGTGGAGGACCGACGGGTCCAGCTCTACGACGACGAAGACATTGACCGGATCCTCATCCGCGGCGGCACGATCCTGGGGACCGGGCGACTCAAGACCGCCACGTTCAAGGATTCGATTGACCTGGTCAAGGCGAACCTGGCGGACGCCGGTATCGACGTGCTCATCGCCATCGGCGGCGAAGGCACACTGAAGGGAGCGCAATGGCTCCATGACAACGGCGTTCCTGTCATCGGTGTGCCCAAGACCATTGACAACGACGTTAACGCTACTGACTACACCTTCGGTTTCGACACTGCCGTGGCGGTGGCCACGGATGCCATCGACCGGCTGCATACGACTGCTGAATCACACAACCGGGTGATGATCGTGCAGGTCATGGGGCGGCATGTGGGGTGGATCGCGTTGCACGCGGGCATGGCCGGTGGCGCCCACGACATTCTGATCCCCGAGGTGCCGTTCGACATCGACGAGGTGTGCAAGCGGATGTCCCGGCGCTTCGAGTTGGGTGAGAAGTACGGGATTATCGTCGTCGCTGAAGGGGCGGTGCCGAAAGAGGGGACGTTCGATATCGGCGACCGGGCGATCGACCAGTTCGGCCATCAGAAGTTCGACGATATCGGGGCCAAGATCGCCCACGAGATCGAGAACCGTCTCGACACCGACGTGCGCTCCACGGTTCTCGGGCACATTCAGCGTGGTGGTACTCCCACAGCGTTCGACCGGGTGTTGGCGACCCGGTATGCGGTGCATGCCACCAAGGCGGCGTTGCGTGGGGAGACCGGTCAGGTTGTTGCCTTGCATGGTGAGCGCATTGAGTTGGTGTCTTTCGACGATGCCGTGGGGCATCTGAAGGTGGTGCCGCAGCAGCGTATCGACTCGGTCGGCGCGCTGATCGGCTGA
- a CDS encoding LysE/ArgO family amino acid transporter, with product MLNENFLPVLHIGLAGLVFQLSVIAAVGPQNVVLLKQGVKRWGVGLVVSVFILGDLILLPLGTAGVSVVTDKLPVLLEILRWGGVAYLLWFAVTCLRDVRHPTGIDSTPRDYTPESGSPAPAVSTDLPAPTADYPHGGVGQVATITRTIPRRTDAPLRPRRRQAFAALPTALAVTFLNPAAYVDGIVVFGTMANQYDDTGKWMFTTGAVLGSTLFFLVVGYGARLLSRPLSRPRVWRWINLGIGLLMIGMAARLALG from the coding sequence GTGCTGAACGAAAACTTCCTCCCGGTCCTCCACATCGGCCTTGCCGGCCTGGTGTTCCAGCTGTCCGTCATCGCGGCAGTCGGTCCGCAGAACGTGGTTCTTCTGAAGCAGGGGGTCAAGCGTTGGGGTGTGGGACTGGTCGTCTCTGTCTTCATCCTCGGTGACTTGATCCTGCTGCCGCTGGGCACCGCAGGAGTCAGCGTCGTCACCGATAAACTTCCGGTTCTCCTGGAGATCCTGCGGTGGGGAGGCGTCGCCTACCTGCTCTGGTTCGCTGTCACCTGTCTGCGGGACGTCCGCCACCCCACCGGAATCGACAGCACCCCTCGGGATTACACCCCCGAATCCGGCTCACCAGCCCCTGCCGTGTCCACCGACCTACCTGCGCCCACCGCCGACTATCCGCACGGAGGCGTCGGCCAGGTGGCGACTATCACCCGTACAATCCCCCGCCGCACGGACGCTCCCCTCCGCCCCCGCCGGCGACAGGCCTTCGCGGCCCTGCCCACCGCACTGGCGGTGACCTTTCTCAACCCCGCAGCTTACGTCGACGGCATTGTCGTGTTCGGAACAATGGCCAACCAATACGACGACACCGGAAAATGGATGTTCACCACCGGTGCGGTTCTCGGATCAACCCTGTTCTTCCTCGTAGTGGGATACGGAGCCCGCCTACTGAGTCGCCCGCTGTCCCGCCCACGGGTATGGCGGTGGATCAACCTGGGGATCGGCCTGCTGATGATCGGCATGGCCGCCCGTCTCGCCCTGGGGTGA
- the gatB gene encoding Asp-tRNA(Asn)/Glu-tRNA(Gln) amidotransferase subunit GatB, with protein MTAVVNDYSDDVMDFDEVLERFDPVMGMEVHVELATRTKMFSASSAEFGDAPNTNVDPCSLGLPGALPVVNKQGVEWAIKIGLALNCEIAPYSRFARKNYFYPDQPKNYQISQYDEPIAHDGYLDIVLDDGTPWRIEIERAHMEEDTGKLTHLGGATGRIHGATASLVDCNRAGIPLIEIVTKPIEGAGERAPEIARAYVTALRDLVKALEVSDARMDQGSMRVDSNLSLRAVGASEFGTRTETKNINSLKSVEQAVRFEMQRQAACIVNDVEIIQETRHYQEADGTTSRGRVKETMADYRYFNDPDLPPVLAPSEWVESIRETLPEMPWIRRARIQEEWGLKDEEMRDLVNAGALDLIIATVESGASPAEARSWWVAYLAQKAKEAGVELEGLQITPDQVARVSALVKEGKLTNKLARKAVDGVLAGEGDVDDVVAARGLEVVRDDGAIEKAVDDAIAANPDIVEKYRAGNKKVSGAIVGEVMKATRGKADPAQVNKLIATKLA; from the coding sequence ATGACTGCCGTGGTGAACGATTACTCCGATGATGTGATGGACTTCGACGAGGTGCTCGAGCGCTTCGACCCTGTGATGGGTATGGAGGTCCACGTTGAACTGGCGACGCGGACGAAGATGTTCTCTGCCTCCTCGGCGGAGTTCGGGGACGCGCCGAACACCAATGTCGATCCCTGCAGCCTCGGGCTTCCTGGAGCTTTGCCCGTCGTCAACAAGCAGGGAGTGGAGTGGGCCATCAAAATAGGTCTCGCGCTGAACTGCGAGATCGCCCCGTACTCCCGCTTTGCCAGGAAGAACTACTTCTACCCGGATCAGCCGAAGAACTACCAGATCTCCCAGTATGATGAGCCGATCGCCCACGACGGATACCTGGATATCGTTCTCGACGATGGCACACCGTGGCGTATCGAGATCGAACGGGCCCACATGGAGGAGGACACCGGCAAGCTCACCCACCTCGGAGGAGCAACAGGCCGGATTCACGGCGCGACGGCTTCTCTGGTGGATTGCAACCGGGCAGGGATTCCACTGATCGAGATCGTGACCAAGCCGATCGAGGGCGCGGGGGAGCGTGCCCCGGAAATCGCTCGCGCCTACGTCACTGCCTTGCGTGACCTCGTCAAAGCCCTTGAGGTTTCTGATGCCCGTATGGATCAGGGATCGATGCGTGTGGACTCGAATCTGTCTCTGCGCGCGGTGGGTGCATCGGAGTTCGGCACCCGCACCGAGACCAAGAACATTAACTCGCTGAAGTCAGTTGAACAGGCTGTGCGTTTCGAGATGCAGCGCCAGGCGGCGTGTATCGTCAACGATGTCGAGATCATCCAGGAGACCCGCCATTACCAGGAGGCAGACGGTACTACCTCCCGGGGCAGGGTCAAGGAGACGATGGCCGACTACCGCTACTTCAACGACCCTGACCTTCCTCCGGTTCTGGCGCCGTCGGAATGGGTTGAATCAATCCGTGAGACCCTGCCCGAGATGCCGTGGATCCGTCGCGCCCGCATCCAGGAAGAGTGGGGTCTCAAGGACGAGGAGATGCGTGACCTGGTGAATGCCGGTGCGCTCGACCTAATCATCGCCACAGTCGAGTCCGGGGCATCGCCGGCAGAGGCTCGCAGCTGGTGGGTCGCCTACCTCGCTCAGAAGGCCAAGGAAGCGGGCGTTGAGCTTGAGGGACTGCAGATCACCCCCGATCAGGTTGCCCGGGTCAGTGCACTGGTCAAGGAGGGTAAGTTGACCAACAAGCTGGCCCGCAAGGCGGTCGATGGTGTACTCGCCGGTGAAGGCGACGTGGATGACGTCGTGGCGGCGCGCGGTCTCGAGGTCGTCCGTGACGATGGTGCGATCGAGAAGGCGGTGGATGACGCCATTGCGGCTAATCCGGACATTGTCGAGAAGTACCGCGCGGGAAACAAGAAGGTCAGCGGAGCCATCGTCGGCGAGGTCATGAAGGCGACCAGAGGCAAGGCGGATCCTGCCCAGGTGAACAAGCTCATCGCGACGAAGCTGGCCTGA
- the pntB gene encoding Re/Si-specific NAD(P)(+) transhydrogenase subunit beta, with amino-acid sequence MNLTNQLILANGPSASVLEWTDKVTNLAYIVAALLFILALAGLAKQQTASRGNRFGMAGMAIALIATIVKAVVASADDTENYNSPVVTLLLIAVAMIIGAAIGIPRARKVEMTGMPELIAMLHSFVGLAAVLIGVNSFIQKSESTEPVAGFNLGEIYLGIFIGAVTLTGSIVAYLKLSGKIGGSPLMLPGRNLLNVLVIVVSLVGMGVFIAAGIDNPALSWTILGIMLVLALALGIHLVAAIGGGDMPVVVSMLNSYSGWAAAAAGFMLANPLLIITGSLVGSSGAYLSYVMCKAMNRSFISVILGGFGADSSAGDDRDYGEHTEVSAEDTAELLKGAKSVMITPGYGMAVAQAQYPVASLVAKLREQGVDVTFGIHPVAGRLPGHMNVLLAEAKVPYDIVLELDEVNDDFGDVDVVLVIGANDTVNPIAEEPGSPIAGMPVLKVWDAEKVIVFKRSMGSGYAGVQNPLFFNENTDMLLGDAKQSVEAITAAL; translated from the coding sequence ATGAACCTGACCAACCAGCTGATTCTTGCCAACGGTCCGAGCGCGTCTGTCCTGGAGTGGACAGACAAGGTCACCAATCTGGCGTACATTGTCGCTGCCCTGCTGTTCATCCTGGCGCTGGCCGGTCTGGCCAAGCAGCAGACCGCATCACGCGGTAACCGGTTTGGTATGGCGGGTATGGCGATCGCCCTGATCGCCACCATCGTCAAGGCCGTCGTTGCTTCCGCCGACGATACTGAGAACTACAACAGTCCGGTCGTTACCCTGCTGCTCATCGCCGTGGCGATGATCATCGGTGCGGCCATCGGCATCCCCCGTGCCCGCAAGGTCGAGATGACCGGTATGCCCGAACTCATCGCCATGCTCCACAGCTTCGTGGGCCTGGCCGCCGTGCTCATCGGTGTCAACTCGTTCATCCAGAAGTCGGAGTCCACCGAGCCTGTCGCCGGATTCAACCTGGGCGAGATCTACCTCGGCATCTTCATCGGCGCAGTGACTCTGACCGGTTCTATCGTCGCGTACCTGAAACTGTCGGGGAAGATCGGCGGTTCCCCGCTGATGCTGCCTGGACGCAATCTGCTCAACGTGCTGGTCATTGTGGTGTCCCTGGTCGGTATGGGCGTGTTTATCGCCGCCGGCATCGACAACCCGGCACTGTCCTGGACGATTCTGGGCATCATGCTGGTGCTCGCCCTGGCGCTGGGTATTCACCTGGTGGCCGCTATCGGCGGTGGTGACATGCCCGTGGTCGTCTCGATGCTGAACTCCTACTCGGGATGGGCCGCCGCGGCCGCTGGCTTCATGCTGGCAAATCCGCTGCTGATCATCACCGGATCGTTGGTCGGTTCCTCCGGTGCCTACCTGTCGTATGTGATGTGCAAGGCGATGAACCGCTCGTTCATCTCCGTGATTCTCGGTGGGTTCGGAGCAGATTCCTCCGCCGGTGATGACCGTGATTACGGTGAGCACACTGAGGTCTCTGCCGAGGACACAGCGGAGCTGCTCAAGGGTGCGAAGTCTGTGATGATCACCCCGGGCTACGGCATGGCGGTGGCGCAGGCGCAGTACCCTGTTGCCTCCCTGGTGGCGAAGCTGCGCGAGCAGGGGGTGGACGTCACCTTCGGTATTCACCCGGTTGCCGGTCGACTGCCCGGTCACATGAACGTCCTGCTGGCCGAAGCCAAGGTGCCCTATGACATCGTCCTGGAGCTCGACGAGGTCAACGACGACTTCGGCGATGTGGACGTGGTGCTGGTCATCGGCGCCAATGACACCGTCAATCCGATCGCCGAGGAGCCGGGTTCTCCGATTGCCGGCATGCCGGTGCTCAAGGTGTGGGATGCCGAGAAGGTCATCGTCTTCAAGCGCTCGATGGGCTCGGGTTACGCAGGGGTGCAGAACCCGCTGTTCTTCAATGAGAACACCGATATGCTGCTTGGCGACGCCAAGCAGTCGGTCGAGGCGATTACCGCGGCTCTCTAG
- a CDS encoding DoxX family protein — translation MGLFDRNPDKSGRPRSEDSATPTGGVDHSDDDLFDAIDSVDGIDVPEATRPLSVPGANNRTPDGPVPDGVREQAAPETPETPETPEVPEPTESTAVTDATERMDSANPSDAGEAKPKRDIYAMSGRARPQRIEPRSAEPAGTPEPSDGDRTEVFGAAAADPAYGVPDDEEQHQTRAFGSSVGASGVTEPAYTDGSSTFDGDPGAGQYAPETSVFAAGATGAGAAATTQVSARPTTDDRTVVSPDDPESADATAGSATRGGNVEADPRRGTLDFGLFILRVVVGALLVVRGLQTLFAFGGDPGISAFEQTLAAYNFADILAVGIPVAQIVAGGLLVFGLLTPVGSALTVVVAGFLALHNLSIWDSGYWPYTLSPQVQFWALLGLAGLVLTFTGPGRYAADASRGWATRPLASAWVFAVIGLAGAAGAWLAVGGGNPF, via the coding sequence ATGGGATTGTTTGACCGTAATCCGGACAAGTCGGGAAGGCCACGCAGCGAGGACTCGGCCACGCCCACCGGAGGCGTAGACCACAGCGACGACGATCTGTTCGACGCCATCGACTCAGTGGACGGGATCGATGTCCCGGAGGCGACACGCCCTCTGTCTGTGCCAGGGGCGAACAATAGGACCCCGGACGGCCCAGTGCCGGACGGCGTCCGGGAGCAGGCTGCCCCGGAGACCCCGGAGACCCCGGAGACCCCGGAGGTCCCGGAGCCTACGGAGTCAACGGCAGTCACGGACGCGACGGAGCGCATGGACAGTGCGAATCCGTCCGATGCCGGGGAAGCGAAGCCGAAGCGGGACATCTACGCGATGTCGGGCAGGGCCCGGCCGCAGCGTATCGAACCGCGTTCTGCGGAGCCGGCGGGCACTCCGGAGCCGTCGGACGGTGACCGTACCGAGGTCTTCGGCGCCGCGGCGGCCGATCCAGCCTATGGCGTCCCCGATGACGAGGAACAGCATCAGACCCGCGCGTTCGGAAGTTCGGTAGGAGCGTCCGGCGTGACGGAGCCGGCCTACACTGACGGCTCGTCGACGTTCGACGGGGATCCGGGAGCAGGACAGTACGCCCCGGAGACCTCGGTATTCGCTGCAGGTGCAACAGGAGCTGGGGCTGCTGCAACGACCCAGGTGAGCGCCCGGCCGACGACTGACGACCGTACTGTCGTCTCTCCTGACGATCCTGAGTCGGCAGACGCGACGGCAGGCTCGGCTACCCGGGGCGGGAACGTGGAGGCCGACCCGAGGAGAGGGACCCTCGATTTCGGCTTGTTCATCCTGCGTGTCGTGGTCGGGGCGCTGCTCGTGGTACGCGGGTTGCAGACACTCTTCGCCTTCGGTGGTGACCCGGGCATCAGCGCTTTCGAGCAGACGTTGGCGGCCTACAACTTCGCCGACATTCTGGCCGTCGGTATTCCGGTCGCGCAGATCGTGGCTGGAGGACTTCTGGTCTTCGGTCTCCTCACCCCGGTGGGAAGTGCTCTGACGGTGGTGGTCGCCGGGTTCCTCGCGTTGCACAACCTGTCGATCTGGGACTCGGGGTACTGGCCGTACACCCTCAGCCCCCAGGTGCAGTTCTGGGCCCTTCTCGGCCTCGCTGGTCTTGTCCTGACCTTCACCGGGCCGGGGCGGTACGCCGCGGACGCCTCCCGGGGCTGGGCCACCCGGCCGTTGGCCTCAGCCTGGGTGTTTGCCGTCATCGGTCTGGCGGGTGCAGCAGGGGCATGGCTGGCCGTCGGGGGTGGAAACCCGTTCTGA
- a CDS encoding Re/Si-specific NAD(P)(+) transhydrogenase subunit alpha, with the protein MLIGIPREPQTLVSATPDTVGKLIKLGYDVAVQAGAGDQANFPDSQFEAAGATIVGEDVWSSDIVTTLDTPSADHRAALKSGAMLISRLAPARNDELIAELAAKNVTAVAMDTVPRISRAQSMDVLSSQANIAGYRAVIEAANTFGRLFTGQVTAAGKVPPATVYVIGTGVAGLAAIGTANSMGAVVKATDLRPETAEQVESMGAEFVAIPTASEKSDDGYAKEMTQDQAAAAAKLYAEQSAAADIVITTANIPGRTSPVLLTAADVAKMKPGSVIVDMAAANGGNCELTVAGEVTTTDNGVKIIGYTDLAGRLPAQSSQLYGQNVVNLFKLVTPGKDGEAVLDLEDEIVRGITVTKADEAGSAADILWPPPPVKVSAAPAPTPKAESAEPSGSSGEEAPAKSTLPWKLLAGLLGIALVLASPLAVADEYMVLMLAVVVGFYVITAVTHKLHTPLMSETNAISGIILVGAILQVGSSNIAVAVLAFIAIVVASINIFGGFFVTRRMLTMFEGGN; encoded by the coding sequence TTGCTCATAGGTATCCCCCGGGAACCGCAAACCTTGGTCTCGGCGACGCCTGACACCGTCGGCAAACTGATCAAGCTCGGCTACGACGTAGCCGTCCAGGCCGGCGCAGGTGACCAGGCGAACTTCCCCGACAGCCAGTTTGAGGCTGCGGGTGCCACGATCGTCGGCGAGGACGTATGGTCCTCCGACATCGTCACCACTCTCGACACTCCGTCCGCCGACCACCGCGCCGCTCTGAAGTCCGGAGCGATGCTGATATCCCGGCTCGCACCGGCCCGCAATGATGAGCTTATCGCCGAGCTGGCAGCAAAGAACGTCACTGCCGTTGCGATGGACACCGTTCCCCGGATCAGCCGTGCGCAGTCCATGGACGTGCTCAGCTCCCAGGCCAACATCGCTGGATACCGTGCTGTCATCGAGGCCGCGAACACCTTCGGTCGTCTTTTCACCGGGCAGGTGACTGCCGCGGGGAAGGTCCCGCCGGCAACTGTCTACGTCATCGGAACCGGTGTCGCCGGTCTGGCAGCCATCGGTACGGCGAATTCGATGGGTGCGGTGGTTAAAGCCACGGACCTACGGCCGGAGACTGCCGAGCAGGTGGAGTCCATGGGCGCAGAGTTCGTGGCTATCCCCACAGCTTCGGAGAAGTCTGACGACGGGTACGCCAAGGAGATGACACAGGACCAGGCAGCTGCCGCCGCGAAGCTCTATGCTGAGCAGTCGGCTGCCGCGGACATCGTGATCACCACGGCGAATATTCCGGGTCGTACGTCACCGGTGCTGCTGACTGCGGCGGACGTGGCGAAGATGAAGCCCGGTTCCGTCATCGTCGACATGGCTGCCGCCAACGGCGGAAACTGTGAACTCACCGTTGCCGGTGAGGTGACCACCACCGACAACGGTGTGAAGATCATCGGCTACACCGATCTCGCCGGGCGTCTGCCCGCACAGTCCTCACAGCTTTACGGCCAGAATGTCGTGAACCTGTTCAAGCTGGTCACTCCCGGCAAGGACGGCGAAGCGGTGTTGGATCTCGAGGATGAGATCGTGCGAGGGATCACCGTCACGAAGGCTGATGAGGCAGGCTCTGCCGCCGATATCCTGTGGCCGCCACCTCCGGTGAAGGTTTCGGCGGCTCCCGCGCCGACTCCGAAGGCAGAATCGGCCGAGCCGTCCGGGTCGTCCGGGGAGGAGGCACCGGCAAAGTCCACCCTGCCGTGGAAGCTGCTTGCGGGCCTGCTGGGGATCGCCCTGGTGTTGGCCAGCCCGTTGGCTGTCGCCGACGAGTACATGGTTCTGATGCTGGCTGTGGTGGTCGGGTTCTACGTGATCACCGCGGTGACCCACAAACTGCACACACCGTTGATGAGTGAGACCAACGCTATCTCCGGAATCATCCTGGTTGGCGCGATTCTGCAGGTCGGCTCGTCCAATATCGCCGTGGCAGTGCTGGCATTCATCGCCATCGTCGTCGCCTCGATCAACATTTTCGGTGGCTTCTTCGTCACCAGGCGCATGCTCACCATGTTCGAGGGAGGCAACTGA